A stretch of the Pseudalkalibacillus hwajinpoensis genome encodes the following:
- a CDS encoding ABC transporter ATP-binding protein: protein MSESLIVIKNLTVESRGNPLIKGIDMEVDQGQIAALIGESGSGKSLTAKAILGLLPEEMKVTGQILYKGRDLLQMKEKERRQLLGRDISLIFQDYRGSFTPYIKIGKQMIETIRTHQRISKKAAKEAALLVLEETGLDSERVFKSYPFQLSGGQVQRAAISMTLAIKPSLLICDEITTALDLMNGEKVLSYIDKVRRETDCAVLMITHDLAKAYKWSDRIHVMYEGVIVEEGSSERIRCDHQHPYTKKLCSCLLSLPGERQPSTSERANSL from the coding sequence TTGAGTGAAAGTCTAATCGTTATTAAAAACTTGACCGTTGAAAGCAGAGGAAATCCTTTAATCAAAGGCATCGATATGGAAGTAGATCAAGGACAAATTGCTGCACTAATCGGCGAAAGCGGCAGTGGAAAAAGTTTGACCGCTAAAGCCATATTAGGTCTTTTACCTGAGGAGATGAAAGTGACAGGACAGATTTTATATAAGGGACGGGACTTGTTGCAGATGAAGGAAAAAGAACGTCGCCAATTGCTTGGAAGAGACATCAGTCTGATCTTTCAAGACTATCGTGGAAGCTTTACTCCCTATATCAAAATCGGAAAACAAATGATCGAAACGATCCGCACTCATCAACGCATTTCCAAAAAAGCAGCGAAAGAAGCAGCTCTCCTTGTTTTGGAAGAAACCGGCCTGGACAGTGAACGGGTGTTTAAAAGCTATCCATTTCAATTGAGCGGGGGACAAGTGCAGCGTGCAGCCATCTCGATGACACTAGCCATTAAGCCGAGTCTTCTCATTTGTGATGAAATCACGACCGCATTGGATTTAATGAATGGAGAAAAAGTACTAAGTTATATCGATAAAGTACGCAGAGAAACGGACTGTGCCGTTCTGATGATTACCCATGATCTCGCAAAAGCCTATAAGTGGTCAGACAGGATTCATGTCATGTACGAGGGAGTTATTGTAGAAGAGGGATCCTCAGAACGAATCCGTTGCGACCATCAACATCCGTACACGAAAAAACTCTGCTCTTGCTTATTGTCACTCCCCGGTGAACGACAGCCATCGACCAGCGAAAGGGCGAATTCCCTATGA
- a CDS encoding MATE family efflux transporter → MYPEATSLEIKKACSHKEYLRLAIPLVISGISTPLLGAVDTAVVGRMPDPISIGGVAIGAVIFNTMYWLLGFLRVSTSGFTSQAEGLKDEREILLTFFRPTIIAILFGLLFLFLQEPILHISLMLIGGSEDVSGIAASYFTIRIWGAPFILLSYVMIGWLIGMGKVRLALATQVVMNVLNIFLDFIFVLGLEMGVTGVAYATLISEVTAVLFGAVVIYRSIKPGLKEIRLRMLTELEPLQKMFKVNRDLFLRTICLLAMTILFTSKGASMGEVILAGNAILLQIHYMMAYLFGGFANASSILVGRSIGSGNRLLYTRAFHLSAQWGLGSAAFLSLVMVLWGQETVSLFTTIEAVRAAAQDQLIWMVLFPILGFWGLQLEGIFSGATQAEPIRDSILLALLLFLPAIWLTVPILGNSGIWLSFILFSFGRSLFLSLYIPKLGKKSFKHEGAGSMSRSLMSMKT, encoded by the coding sequence ATGTATCCAGAAGCAACATCTTTAGAAATCAAGAAAGCATGCAGCCATAAAGAGTATCTGCGTTTAGCAATCCCCCTCGTCATATCAGGGATCTCGACTCCGCTTCTTGGGGCGGTGGACACGGCTGTTGTCGGCCGAATGCCTGATCCGATTTCCATTGGGGGAGTCGCAATCGGGGCCGTTATCTTTAATACGATGTACTGGCTCCTTGGATTTTTGAGAGTTAGCACCAGCGGGTTTACGTCGCAGGCAGAAGGGCTTAAGGATGAAAGGGAGATCCTATTAACCTTTTTCAGACCCACGATCATCGCTATCCTGTTCGGTTTGCTTTTTCTCTTTTTGCAGGAGCCAATCTTGCATATCTCTTTAATGCTGATCGGTGGAAGTGAAGACGTTTCAGGAATTGCCGCGTCCTATTTTACCATCCGAATCTGGGGAGCACCTTTCATTCTATTAAGCTATGTGATGATTGGTTGGCTCATAGGAATGGGAAAAGTCCGGCTTGCACTCGCCACACAGGTGGTGATGAATGTCCTGAATATTTTTTTGGATTTCATCTTTGTGCTTGGACTTGAAATGGGCGTCACAGGGGTGGCTTACGCAACATTGATCTCTGAAGTCACAGCGGTATTGTTCGGCGCCGTAGTTATCTATCGATCAATCAAGCCAGGCCTTAAGGAAATTCGGTTGAGGATGTTGACCGAACTTGAACCACTTCAAAAAATGTTCAAAGTGAACCGAGACTTGTTCTTGCGTACAATCTGCCTCTTGGCGATGACGATCCTATTCACTTCAAAAGGAGCAAGTATGGGCGAAGTTATCTTAGCTGGCAATGCGATCCTCTTGCAAATTCATTATATGATGGCTTACTTGTTCGGAGGTTTCGCAAATGCGTCCAGCATCCTAGTCGGAAGGTCGATTGGAAGTGGAAACCGACTGCTGTACACCCGCGCTTTTCACTTATCAGCACAATGGGGATTGGGATCTGCCGCTTTTCTCTCCCTCGTTATGGTGTTATGGGGTCAGGAAACCGTTTCTCTCTTTACAACGATAGAAGCAGTGCGGGCAGCTGCCCAAGATCAACTCATCTGGATGGTCCTCTTTCCTATTCTCGGATTTTGGGGACTGCAGCTGGAAGGGATATTCTCAGGCGCCACTCAAGCAGAACCAATACGAGATTCGATCCTTCTGGCCTTGCTTCTGTTCCTGCCAGCAATCTGGCTGACTGTTCCCATCCTAGGAAACTCGGGAATTTGGTTAAGCTTCATTCTTTTCAGTTTCGGTAGGTCATTGTTTTTATCACTGTATATTCCAAAGCTAGGGAAGAAAAGCTTCAAGCACGAAGGAGCAGGTTCCATGTCTCGGTCGCTGATGTCCATGAAGACCTGA
- a CDS encoding ABC transporter ATP-binding protein: protein MNTLRVENLSKDYSKNLQALNQLSFSVDQGGSFGIVGESGSGKSTLARILVGLETFKEGMITFQGSPIVPKKRAPLRAYRKNVQMIFQDAASALNPKLPIWKSLLEPLKNYKEFTPSFIQGDGLSDKEIAGELLGLVGLDSSLAERYPDELSGGQKQRVSIARAISLQPSLLICDEPTASLDVTMQVQILTLLKALQKQLNITILFISHDIRAVTFLCERIIVLKEGGMVDQFILEDMYERERDPYTKALIAAASLD from the coding sequence ATGAATACTTTGCGAGTAGAAAATCTATCAAAAGATTATTCTAAAAACCTGCAAGCACTGAACCAGCTTTCTTTTTCTGTGGATCAAGGGGGGTCTTTTGGGATCGTTGGAGAGAGCGGAAGTGGGAAAAGTACATTAGCCAGAATTTTAGTCGGCCTGGAAACCTTTAAGGAGGGGATGATTACGTTTCAAGGAAGTCCGATCGTACCTAAGAAACGTGCTCCTTTACGAGCGTACCGCAAGAATGTCCAGATGATCTTCCAGGACGCTGCCAGTGCTTTAAATCCAAAACTTCCAATCTGGAAAAGCCTACTGGAACCTCTGAAGAATTATAAAGAATTCACGCCGTCTTTTATACAAGGAGATGGCCTTTCAGATAAAGAAATCGCAGGGGAACTTTTGGGGTTGGTGGGTTTGGACAGTAGCCTGGCTGAACGATATCCCGATGAGCTAAGCGGAGGTCAGAAGCAAAGGGTGAGTATCGCAAGGGCGATCAGTCTCCAACCTTCGCTCCTCATCTGCGATGAACCAACTGCCAGCCTGGATGTAACGATGCAAGTGCAAATACTTACTCTCCTAAAAGCGTTGCAAAAACAATTGAACATCACGATCTTATTCATCTCGCACGATATAAGAGCGGTAACCTTCCTATGCGAAAGAATCATCGTCCTAAAAGAAGGGGGCATGGTGGATCAGTTCATATTAGAGGATATGTATGAGCGAGAAAGAGATCCTTATACAAAGGCACTGATTGCCGCAGCTTCCCTGGATTGA